The following are encoded together in the Sparus aurata chromosome 1, fSpaAur1.1, whole genome shotgun sequence genome:
- the marf1 gene encoding meiosis regulator and mRNA stability factor 1 isoform X3: MMEGLGNERSICSSRPYPWLSHPKTEASTLLWKLKDCFSTNETPPLHHTDKESIYMDNRKAVLELKDVPPPPPHHTPSSQSSQPFSLAPVPLPPPCLPPPQLTQDSQQQQPPPQQQQEGGSPNVSICTQCEYCRTDGYGLLGGGGVVGSSSSSSSSIAGVVSLYMAPSSLGTPIISSSSSISAAASSVHQYKQNLSCGTGGEVVDPLLSLAYKPQLLSSVATSQPISSHPYLSCCSGLLHTYPSVPLPYSQPSLCTSSAPLASPLPCVSSLSAPMHTSCLASSGFYTCGVDCCPSARRSQRSTLGEHPATTTITTTTTSAHFCSNPMHLNVERTVCVKGAHYCQECLLKPMNGLPSDSDKVWPNVPVPQTAPIPICNGCGTSSDGMMLMPSTSLGKTGQKYGSPENSGPENIPPVGVFWDIENCSVPSGRSAGAVVQRIRSRFFQGHREAEFICVCDISKESKAVIQELNNCQVTVAHINATAKNAADDKLRQSLRRFAETHTAPATVILVSSDVNFASELSDLRHRHGFQVILVHGNHTSSALLQHAHCHVAFQEITADLPPRMLVKAQELGGLEGKLRMGLQHLEKGRAASSSPHSNGETGVLEQLTKPGLTGESMYRRRRDDSSPRSVTESPVEQRDRSSGEFQISTPSAFSKLNLHRSFSPLVLSQGSWSSRSVSPCLSSRSSPLLAAPRSPLPEGPPEPFSDGAEVQVANLDYRMSRKDLQQTLHDTFSRYGRVKAVELSPHTDYQLKATIQMLYLRQAISAVSGLHRYKIGGKRIQVSLITGGNNKSLAMLSTEIISILQDSPANCLPLFKFTEIYEKKYSRKLVVGDLYKLPEVVSVREQGGSRLVCLLPSSRQSPLGSSQSQEGSSSASGSPVVFEELEYHEPVCRQHYAQQDFSEADFDPDSYKIPFVAMSLSTLASEVHSLLQSHEGTLPLLSFPDCYAAKFSPLQLGNETLEGGVPLEHLITCVPSITIVTAQNGFKVIKWIHNKPPAPNSEPWIQRCKSPVGNPQLIQFSREIIDLLKSQPSCIMPMSKFIPSYHHHFAKQCRVSDYGYSKLLELLEAVPHVLQILGMGTKRLLTLTHRAQVKRFTQDLLKLLKFQASKQVSIKDFMQAYHWCFSRDWRVIDYGICDLMDLLMEIPDTTITITHQDTDTVISVPKRDRTMEEMERTKQFGKEVVDLLRHQPHCRMPFSKFIPTYHHHFGRQCKLSYYGFTKLMELFEAIPDILMVLECGEEKVLTLTEVERIKALAAQLVKLLRAQKNSSIPVSQLLTEYSKTFGYGLRLQDYDASSLPALLAKLCHVVKVVDGTEGREVQLINRKSLRLLTSQILSLLMSQVEEQVTNGLRVEALSEHYLTVYGAPLNPCEYGFLSLSELLKSLPYLVELYHEEGEDDKAGSSTSGRGEEWVRLTKLYQFARNVRGLLHTYHYNQIFLTDFHGAYNKFTGCSLEPRCYGYVSTDELLSAIPQVVWIKGHGRKKIIVLKNDMKGKAKGSFSAPNSPLPGENTESPRDSPISVATSGAQSPGGDAAAESELLCLTSPVDLLCGPVPSCLPSPQLHPDPVLLQETDLIHFEEKIPPTVSDEPEAAAAAVADTTSEPPEQPGSSEDSAVTKPPPPPNTKTPLSMDSPSRRAARSKFKIAANFSFTAGL, from the exons ATGATGGAAGGACTGGGAAATGAGAGATCCATATGCAGCTCTAGACCATATCCATGGCTCAGTCACCCCAAAACAGAGGCCTCAACCCTGCTATGGAAACTCAAAGACTGCTTCTCCACCAATGAGACGCCCCCCCTTCATCACACAGATAAAGAA agcATTTACATGGACAACAGAAAGGCTGTGCTGGAATTGAAAGATgtcccccctccacctccgcaCCATACGCCCTCTTCCCAATCATCCCAGCCCTTCTCTTTGGCCCCTGTCCCTTTGCCCCCACCCTGCTTGCCTCCTCCTCAGCTTACACAAGACTCCCAACAACagcaaccaccaccacagcaacAACAAGAGGGGGGTAGCCCCAATGTAAGCATTTGCACTCAGTGTGAATATTGCAGGACAGATGGTTATGGGTTATTAGGTGGCGGAGGCGTTGTTGgtagcagtagcagtagcagtagcagtatTGCTGGTGTTGTCTCACTCTATATGGCCCCGAGCTCTCTTGGAACCCctatcatcagcagcagcagtagtattAGCGCTGCAGCTTCATCTGTTCATCAGTATAAACAAAACCTTAGCTGTGGAACAGGAGGTGAAGTTGTTGATCCGTTGCTCAGTCTTGCTTACAAACCTCAGCTGCTCTCTTCAGTCGCTACCTCTCAGCCTATTTCATCACACCCCtacctctcctgctgctcagggcTTCTGCACACCTACCCATCTGTACCTCTTCCATACAGCCAACCTAGCCTGTGTACCTCCTCAGCCCCTCTGGCTTCCCCTCTcccctgtgtttcctctctATCCGCTCCAATGCACACCTCTTGTCTGGCCTCTTCTGGCTTCTACACTTGTGGTGTCGACTGCTGCCCATCTGCCAGAAGATCCCAGAGAAGCACACTCGGTGAACACCCAGCCACCACTACCATCACCACTACCACCACCTCAGCACACTTCTGCTCTAACCCTATGCACCTTAATGTAGAACGCACGGTGTGTGTGAAGGGGGCGCACTACTGCCAGGAATGCTTGCTGAAG CCCATGAATGGTCTGCCATCAGATTCAGACAAGGTGTGGCCGAATGTTCCTGTTCCACAGACTGCTCCTATCCCTATTTGTAATGGCTGTGGCACTTCCTCTGATGGCATGATGCTCATGCCATCAACAAGCCTTGGCAAGACTGGCCAGAAGTATG GTTCTCCAGAGAATAGTGGTCCTGAGAACATCCCTCCGGTGGGTGTCTTCTGGGACATTGAGAACTGTAGCGTGCCCAGCGGACGCTCAGCAGGAGCTGTGGTCCAGCGTATTCGTAGCCGCTTCTTTCAGGGCCACCGAGAGGCAGAATTCATTTGCGTCTGTGATATCAGCAAGGAGAGTAAAGCTGTCATCCAAGAGCTCAACAACTGCCAG GTAACTGTTGCACACATCAACGCCACAGCCAAGAATGCTGCAGATGACAAGCTTCGCCAGAGCCTACGGCGCTTTGCTGAGACCCACACTGCACCTGCAACTGTCATACTAGTATCCT CGGATGTCAACTTTGCAAGTGAGCTGAGTGACCTGCGTCATCGCCACGGTTTCCAGGTAATCCTGGTCCACGGCAACCATACATCTTCAGCCCTGCTGCAGCACGCCCACTGCCATGTGGCCTTTCAGGAGATCACAGCTGATCTCCCACCTCGCATGCTTGTCAAAGCACAG GAGCTGGGTGGTTTGGAGGGCAAGCTCAGAATGGGCCTCCAACACCTAGAGAAAGGACGTGCTGCTTCGTCTTCCCCCCACAGTAATGGTGAGACAGGAGTCCTCGAGCAGTTGACCAAGCCTGGCCTCACCGGAGAATCCATGTACAGGAGGAG ACGAGATGACTCCAGTCCTCGCAGTGTGACTGAGTCCCCTGTAGAACAAAGGGACAGGAGCTCAGGGGAGTTCCAGATTAGCACACCCTCTGCCTTCAGCAAGTTGAACCTGCACAGGAGCTTCAGTCCTCTCGTCCTGTCCCAGGGCTCGTGGTCATCCAG GAGTGTGTCCCCCTGCCTGTCAAGCCGGTCCTCGCCCCTCCTTGCTGCCCCTCGTAGTCCGTTACCAGAAGGTCCTCCTGAGCCTTTCTCAGATGGGGCAGAGGTCCAGGTGGCCAACCTGGACTACAGAATGTCACGCAAGGATCTGCAGCAGACACTGCATGACACCTTCTCCCGATACGGTCGG GTGAAAGCTGTGGAGCTTAGCCCCCACACTGactatcagctgaaagccaCAATCCAGATGTTATACCTGCGACAAGCCATAAGTGCTGTCAGTGGCCTGCACCGTTATAAGATCGGAGGCAAGCGCATTCAGGTCTCTCTAATCACCGGTGGCAACAACAAATCCCTTGCCATGCTCAG CACTGAGATCATCAGCATTCTTCAGGATTCACCTGCCAATTGCCTTCCCCTCTTCAAGTTCACTGAGATCTATGAGAAAAA ATATTCTCGTAAGCTTGTGGTGGGGGATTTGTACAAGCTACCAGAGGTGGTGTCAGTGCGTGAGCAGGGAGGCTCAAGGCTGGTGTGTCTTCTGCCAAGTAGCCGTCAGAGCCCTCTGGGATCTTCCCAATCCCAGGAGGGCTCCTCCTCTGCCAGTGGCAGCCCTGTGGTGTTTGAGGAGCTGGAGTACCATGAACCTGTCTGCAGACAACACTATGCACAGCAGGACTTCAG tGAGGCTGACTTTGACCCTGACTCCTATAAAATACCTTTTGTTGCGATGTCTCTGAGCACCTTAGCCTCTGAGGTGCACAGTctgctgcagtcacatgaggGAACTCTTCCATTACTCAG TTTTCCAGACTGCTATGCAGCAAAATTCAGCCCTCTGCAGCTGGGCAATGAGACACTAGAGGGCGGTGTTCCTCTGGAGCACCTCATTACCTGTGTTCCCAGTATCACAATAGTCACAGCTCAGAACGGCTTCAAAGTCATCAAGTGGATCCACAACAAACCACCAGCACCAAACTCTG AGCCCTGGATTCAGCGCTGTAAGAGTCCGGTTGGCAACCCACAGCTCATCCAGTTCAGCCGAGAGATTATTGACCTGTTAAAGAGTCAGCCTTCTTGCATCATGCCCATGAGCAAGTTTATACCTTCATACCATCATCACTTTGCCAAGCAGTGCCGTGTCTCTGACTACGGCTACTCCAAGCTGCTGGAGCTTCTGGAGGCTGTGCCACATGTCCTGCAG atCTTGGGTATGGGTACCAAGCGTTTACTAACACTAACCCATCGTGCTCAAGTGAAACGCTTCACCCAAGACCTGCTCAAACTGCTTAAATTTCAAGCCAGCAAACAAGTGTCAATCAAGGACTTCATGCAGGCATACCACTG GTGCTTCTCCAGAGACTGGAGGGTAATAGACTACGGCATATGTGACCTGATGGACCTGCTGATGGAAATCCCagacaccaccatcaccattACACAtcaagacacagacacagtcatCTCTGTTCCAAAGAGAG ACCGTACAATGGAGGAAATGGAGCGCACTAAGCAGTTTGGAAAGGAGGTGGTGGACCTTCTCCGTCACCAGCCTCACTGCCGAATGCCCTTCAGCAAATTCATCCCCACCTACCACCATCACTTCGGTCGTCAGTGCAAGCTCAGCTACTATGGCTTCACCAAGCTCATGGAGCTCTTTGAGGCGATCCCCGACATCCTGATG GTGTTGGAATGTGGTGAGGAAAAAGTGCTGACTCTGACGGAGGTGGAGCGTATCAAGGCTCTGGCGGCTCAGCTGGTCAAGCTGCTTCGGGCTCAGAAAAACTCCAGCATTCCTGTTAGCCAGCTGCTCACCGAGTACAGCAAGACATTTGGTTATGGTCTGCGCCTGCAGGACTACGATGCCAGCTCCTTGCCAGCACTGCTCGCCAAACTCTGCCATGTTGTCAAG GTGGTGGATGGCACTGAGGGTCGAGAAGTGCAGCTGATCAACAGGAAGTCTTTGCGCCTGCTGACCTCCCAAATACTGAGCCTGCTAATGTCCCAAGTGGAGGAGCAAGTCACCAACGGTCTCAGAGTGGAGGCACTGAGTGAGCATTACCTGACTGTCTATGGAGCCCCGCTCAACCCATGTGAATATGGGTTCCTCTCCCTCAGCGAGTTGCTCAAGAGCCTGCCCTACCTTGTGGAG tTGTACCATGAAGAAGGTGAAGACGACAAAGCTGGCAGCAGCACCAGCGGTCGTGGTGAGGAGTGGGTGAGGCTGACCAAGCTTTACCAGTTTGCTCGTAACGTGCGCGGCCTCCTCCACACCTACCATTACAACCAGATCTTCCTGACTGACTTCCACGGGGCTTATAACAAATTTACAGGCTGCAGCCTTGAACCACGATGCTACGGATACGTGAGCACAGACGAGCTGCTCAGCGCCATACCACAG GTGGTCTGGATCAAAGGGCACGGTCGCAAGAAGATTATCGTTTTGAAGAACGATATGAAAGGTAAAG caAAGGGAAGCTTTTCAGCCCCCAACAGCCCCCTGCcaggagaaaacacagagagcccAAGAGACAGCCCAATTAGCGTCGCAACCTCTGGAGCCCAGAGTCCAG GTGGCgatgcagcagcagagtcagaGTTGCTGTGTTTGACATCACCAGTAGACCTGCTGTGTGGTCCTGTGCCTTCTTGCCTCCCCTCACCTCAGCTACACCCTGACCCTGTCCTCCTCCAGGAGACCGACCTGATTCACTTCGAGGAGAAAATTCCACCAACAG TGAGTGATGAGCCTGAGGCGGCAGCTGCAGCCGTTGCTGACACCACATCTGAGCCACCTGAGCAGCCTGGCAGCTCTGAAGACTCAGCAGTCACCAAACCTCCACCGCCCCCTAACACGAAGACCCCCTTGTCCATGGACAGTCCCAGCAGAAGAGCCGCGCGCAGTAAATTTAAGATAGCTGCCAACTTCTCATTCACAGCAGGCCTCTGA
- the marf1 gene encoding meiosis regulator and mRNA stability factor 1 isoform X4 — MMEGLGNERSICSSRPYPWLSHPKTEASTLLWKLKDCFSTNETPPLHHTDKESIYMDNRKAVLELKDVPPPPPHHTPSSQSSQPFSLAPVPLPPPCLPPPQLTQDSQQQQPPPQQQQEGGSPNPMNGLPSDSDKVWPNVPVPQTAPIPICNGCGTSSDGMMLMPSTSLGKTGQKYGSPENSGPENIPPVGVFWDIENCSVPSGRSAGAVVQRIRSRFFQGHREAEFICVCDISKESKAVIQELNNCQVTVAHINATAKNAADDKLRQSLRRFAETHTAPATVILVSSDVNFASELSDLRHRHGFQVILVHGNHTSSALLQHAHCHVAFQEITADLPPRMLVKAQPSFNLLYVHNLPVNCDKNLRNTVKLRLRRLSDNCGGKVLGMSQGTAVLRFGSAEAASRARKRMENEDVCGRRISLSFSPRPRDDASPEPELQSRPYYLSQTLPQTYQNQDSMFAPPPAISSFSFLPLEKPRSPRRPRRATRPCHTTGPVPERPYSPRRGCSGPPGGAPAKPHQELGGLEGKLRMGLQHLEKGRAASSSPHSNGETGVLEQLTKPGLTGESMYRRRRDDSSPRSVTESPVEQRDRSSGEFQISTPSAFSKLNLHRSFSPLVLSQGSWSSRSVSPCLSSRSSPLLAAPRSPLPEGPPEPFSDGAEVQVANLDYRMSRKDLQQTLHDTFSRYGRVKAVELSPHTDYQLKATIQMLYLRQAISAVSGLHRYKIGGKRIQVSLITGGNNKSLAMLSTEIISILQDSPANCLPLFKFTEIYEKKYSRKLVVGDLYKLPEVVSVREQGGSRLVCLLPSSRQSPLGSSQSQEGSSSASGSPVVFEELEYHEPVCRQHYAQQDFSEADFDPDSYKIPFVAMSLSTLASEVHSLLQSHEGTLPLLSFPDCYAAKFSPLQLGNETLEGGVPLEHLITCVPSITIVTAQNGFKVIKWIHNKPPAPNSEPWIQRCKSPVGNPQLIQFSREIIDLLKSQPSCIMPMSKFIPSYHHHFAKQCRVSDYGYSKLLELLEAVPHVLQILGMGTKRLLTLTHRAQVKRFTQDLLKLLKFQASKQVSIKDFMQAYHWCFSRDWRVIDYGICDLMDLLMEIPDTTITITHQDTDTVISVPKRDRTMEEMERTKQFGKEVVDLLRHQPHCRMPFSKFIPTYHHHFGRQCKLSYYGFTKLMELFEAIPDILMVLECGEEKVLTLTEVERIKALAAQLVKLLRAQKNSSIPVSQLLTEYSKTFGYGLRLQDYDASSLPALLAKLCHVVKVVDGTEGREVQLINRKSLRLLTSQILSLLMSQVEEQVTNGLRVEALSEHYLTVYGAPLNPCEYGFLSLSELLKSLPYLVELYHEEGEDDKAGSSTSGRGEEWVRLTKLYQFARNVRGLLHTYHYNQIFLTDFHGAYNKFTGCSLEPRCYGYVSTDELLSAIPQVVWIKGHGRKKIIVLKNDMKGKAKGSFSAPNSPLPGENTESPRDSPISVATSGAQSPGGDAAAESELLCLTSPVDLLCGPVPSCLPSPQLHPDPVLLQETDLIHFEEKIPPTVSDEPEAAAAAVADTTSEPPEQPGSSEDSAVTKPPPPPNTKTPLSMDSPSRRAARSKFKIAANFSFTAGL, encoded by the exons ATGATGGAAGGACTGGGAAATGAGAGATCCATATGCAGCTCTAGACCATATCCATGGCTCAGTCACCCCAAAACAGAGGCCTCAACCCTGCTATGGAAACTCAAAGACTGCTTCTCCACCAATGAGACGCCCCCCCTTCATCACACAGATAAAGAA agcATTTACATGGACAACAGAAAGGCTGTGCTGGAATTGAAAGATgtcccccctccacctccgcaCCATACGCCCTCTTCCCAATCATCCCAGCCCTTCTCTTTGGCCCCTGTCCCTTTGCCCCCACCCTGCTTGCCTCCTCCTCAGCTTACACAAGACTCCCAACAACagcaaccaccaccacagcaacAACAAGAGGGGGGTAGCCCCAAT CCCATGAATGGTCTGCCATCAGATTCAGACAAGGTGTGGCCGAATGTTCCTGTTCCACAGACTGCTCCTATCCCTATTTGTAATGGCTGTGGCACTTCCTCTGATGGCATGATGCTCATGCCATCAACAAGCCTTGGCAAGACTGGCCAGAAGTATG GTTCTCCAGAGAATAGTGGTCCTGAGAACATCCCTCCGGTGGGTGTCTTCTGGGACATTGAGAACTGTAGCGTGCCCAGCGGACGCTCAGCAGGAGCTGTGGTCCAGCGTATTCGTAGCCGCTTCTTTCAGGGCCACCGAGAGGCAGAATTCATTTGCGTCTGTGATATCAGCAAGGAGAGTAAAGCTGTCATCCAAGAGCTCAACAACTGCCAG GTAACTGTTGCACACATCAACGCCACAGCCAAGAATGCTGCAGATGACAAGCTTCGCCAGAGCCTACGGCGCTTTGCTGAGACCCACACTGCACCTGCAACTGTCATACTAGTATCCT CGGATGTCAACTTTGCAAGTGAGCTGAGTGACCTGCGTCATCGCCACGGTTTCCAGGTAATCCTGGTCCACGGCAACCATACATCTTCAGCCCTGCTGCAGCACGCCCACTGCCATGTGGCCTTTCAGGAGATCACAGCTGATCTCCCACCTCGCATGCTTGTCAAAGCACAG cCCAGTTTCAACCTCCTCTATGTGCACAACCTCCCTGTCAACTGTGACAAGAACCTGCGGAACACTGTGAAGCTCAGGCTCCGCCGCCTGTCAGACAACTGCGGGGGCAAGGTGCTGGGCATGTCCCAGGGCACAGCAGTCCTCCGTTTTGGCAGTGCTGAGGCAGCTTCACGGGCCCGCAAGCGAATGGAAAATGAGGATGTGTGCGGTCGCCGAAtcagcctctccttctccccaCGGCCCAGAGATGATGCAAGTCCTGAGCCTGAGCTTCAGTCTCGGCCTTATTACTTGTCTCAGACTCTGCCCCAAACGTATCAAAACCAGGATTCAATGTTCGCCCCTCCTCCCGCCAtatcctccttctcttttctgcCACTGGAGAAGCCAAGGTCACCCAGAAGGCCACGGCGAGCAACGCGCCCATGCCACACCACAGGCCCAGTGCCTGAAAGGCCCTACAGCCCCAGGAGGGGGTGCAGTGGGCCTCCGGGTGGTGCTCCAGCCAAGCCCCATCAG GAGCTGGGTGGTTTGGAGGGCAAGCTCAGAATGGGCCTCCAACACCTAGAGAAAGGACGTGCTGCTTCGTCTTCCCCCCACAGTAATGGTGAGACAGGAGTCCTCGAGCAGTTGACCAAGCCTGGCCTCACCGGAGAATCCATGTACAGGAGGAG ACGAGATGACTCCAGTCCTCGCAGTGTGACTGAGTCCCCTGTAGAACAAAGGGACAGGAGCTCAGGGGAGTTCCAGATTAGCACACCCTCTGCCTTCAGCAAGTTGAACCTGCACAGGAGCTTCAGTCCTCTCGTCCTGTCCCAGGGCTCGTGGTCATCCAG GAGTGTGTCCCCCTGCCTGTCAAGCCGGTCCTCGCCCCTCCTTGCTGCCCCTCGTAGTCCGTTACCAGAAGGTCCTCCTGAGCCTTTCTCAGATGGGGCAGAGGTCCAGGTGGCCAACCTGGACTACAGAATGTCACGCAAGGATCTGCAGCAGACACTGCATGACACCTTCTCCCGATACGGTCGG GTGAAAGCTGTGGAGCTTAGCCCCCACACTGactatcagctgaaagccaCAATCCAGATGTTATACCTGCGACAAGCCATAAGTGCTGTCAGTGGCCTGCACCGTTATAAGATCGGAGGCAAGCGCATTCAGGTCTCTCTAATCACCGGTGGCAACAACAAATCCCTTGCCATGCTCAG CACTGAGATCATCAGCATTCTTCAGGATTCACCTGCCAATTGCCTTCCCCTCTTCAAGTTCACTGAGATCTATGAGAAAAA ATATTCTCGTAAGCTTGTGGTGGGGGATTTGTACAAGCTACCAGAGGTGGTGTCAGTGCGTGAGCAGGGAGGCTCAAGGCTGGTGTGTCTTCTGCCAAGTAGCCGTCAGAGCCCTCTGGGATCTTCCCAATCCCAGGAGGGCTCCTCCTCTGCCAGTGGCAGCCCTGTGGTGTTTGAGGAGCTGGAGTACCATGAACCTGTCTGCAGACAACACTATGCACAGCAGGACTTCAG tGAGGCTGACTTTGACCCTGACTCCTATAAAATACCTTTTGTTGCGATGTCTCTGAGCACCTTAGCCTCTGAGGTGCACAGTctgctgcagtcacatgaggGAACTCTTCCATTACTCAG TTTTCCAGACTGCTATGCAGCAAAATTCAGCCCTCTGCAGCTGGGCAATGAGACACTAGAGGGCGGTGTTCCTCTGGAGCACCTCATTACCTGTGTTCCCAGTATCACAATAGTCACAGCTCAGAACGGCTTCAAAGTCATCAAGTGGATCCACAACAAACCACCAGCACCAAACTCTG AGCCCTGGATTCAGCGCTGTAAGAGTCCGGTTGGCAACCCACAGCTCATCCAGTTCAGCCGAGAGATTATTGACCTGTTAAAGAGTCAGCCTTCTTGCATCATGCCCATGAGCAAGTTTATACCTTCATACCATCATCACTTTGCCAAGCAGTGCCGTGTCTCTGACTACGGCTACTCCAAGCTGCTGGAGCTTCTGGAGGCTGTGCCACATGTCCTGCAG atCTTGGGTATGGGTACCAAGCGTTTACTAACACTAACCCATCGTGCTCAAGTGAAACGCTTCACCCAAGACCTGCTCAAACTGCTTAAATTTCAAGCCAGCAAACAAGTGTCAATCAAGGACTTCATGCAGGCATACCACTG GTGCTTCTCCAGAGACTGGAGGGTAATAGACTACGGCATATGTGACCTGATGGACCTGCTGATGGAAATCCCagacaccaccatcaccattACACAtcaagacacagacacagtcatCTCTGTTCCAAAGAGAG ACCGTACAATGGAGGAAATGGAGCGCACTAAGCAGTTTGGAAAGGAGGTGGTGGACCTTCTCCGTCACCAGCCTCACTGCCGAATGCCCTTCAGCAAATTCATCCCCACCTACCACCATCACTTCGGTCGTCAGTGCAAGCTCAGCTACTATGGCTTCACCAAGCTCATGGAGCTCTTTGAGGCGATCCCCGACATCCTGATG GTGTTGGAATGTGGTGAGGAAAAAGTGCTGACTCTGACGGAGGTGGAGCGTATCAAGGCTCTGGCGGCTCAGCTGGTCAAGCTGCTTCGGGCTCAGAAAAACTCCAGCATTCCTGTTAGCCAGCTGCTCACCGAGTACAGCAAGACATTTGGTTATGGTCTGCGCCTGCAGGACTACGATGCCAGCTCCTTGCCAGCACTGCTCGCCAAACTCTGCCATGTTGTCAAG GTGGTGGATGGCACTGAGGGTCGAGAAGTGCAGCTGATCAACAGGAAGTCTTTGCGCCTGCTGACCTCCCAAATACTGAGCCTGCTAATGTCCCAAGTGGAGGAGCAAGTCACCAACGGTCTCAGAGTGGAGGCACTGAGTGAGCATTACCTGACTGTCTATGGAGCCCCGCTCAACCCATGTGAATATGGGTTCCTCTCCCTCAGCGAGTTGCTCAAGAGCCTGCCCTACCTTGTGGAG tTGTACCATGAAGAAGGTGAAGACGACAAAGCTGGCAGCAGCACCAGCGGTCGTGGTGAGGAGTGGGTGAGGCTGACCAAGCTTTACCAGTTTGCTCGTAACGTGCGCGGCCTCCTCCACACCTACCATTACAACCAGATCTTCCTGACTGACTTCCACGGGGCTTATAACAAATTTACAGGCTGCAGCCTTGAACCACGATGCTACGGATACGTGAGCACAGACGAGCTGCTCAGCGCCATACCACAG GTGGTCTGGATCAAAGGGCACGGTCGCAAGAAGATTATCGTTTTGAAGAACGATATGAAAGGTAAAG caAAGGGAAGCTTTTCAGCCCCCAACAGCCCCCTGCcaggagaaaacacagagagcccAAGAGACAGCCCAATTAGCGTCGCAACCTCTGGAGCCCAGAGTCCAG GTGGCgatgcagcagcagagtcagaGTTGCTGTGTTTGACATCACCAGTAGACCTGCTGTGTGGTCCTGTGCCTTCTTGCCTCCCCTCACCTCAGCTACACCCTGACCCTGTCCTCCTCCAGGAGACCGACCTGATTCACTTCGAGGAGAAAATTCCACCAACAG TGAGTGATGAGCCTGAGGCGGCAGCTGCAGCCGTTGCTGACACCACATCTGAGCCACCTGAGCAGCCTGGCAGCTCTGAAGACTCAGCAGTCACCAAACCTCCACCGCCCCCTAACACGAAGACCCCCTTGTCCATGGACAGTCCCAGCAGAAGAGCCGCGCGCAGTAAATTTAAGATAGCTGCCAACTTCTCATTCACAGCAGGCCTCTGA